The genomic stretch GGTCCTGCTGAAGTTCCACTTCAACATCTCCGACCTGCTCGGCAAGGCCGCCGACAACAGCGGCAAGGGTTCGGCCTTCCTGGAGCCCGGCCTGAAGTACGGCGCCACCGGCACCACCAAGCTGGACTTCCTCTCGCTCGGCATCGCCCTGGTCCTCGGCACCGCGGGTCTGCCGCACATCCTGATTCGCTTCTACACCGTGCCCACCGCGAAGGCCGCGCGTAAGTCGGTCATCTGGGCGATCGGCCTGATCGGCGCCTTCTACCTGATGACCCTCGCCCTCGGCTTCGGCGCGGCGGCCCTCATCAAGCCGGACGAGATCATCACCTCCAACAAGGCGGGCAACACCGCCGCCCCGCTCCTCGCGCTGCACCTCGGCGGCGTCGACTCCAGCTGGGGCGCCGTCCTGCTCGCCAGCATCTCCGCGGTCGCCTTCGCCACGATCCTCGCGGTCGTCGCGGGCCTGACCCTGGCCTCGTCGTCCTCCTTCGCTCACGACATCTACGCCAACGTCATCAAGAGGGGGCAGGCCACCGAGAAGCAGGAGATCGGCGCGGCCCGCTGGGCGACCGTCGGCATCGGCGCGGTCTCGATCGTGCTCGGCGCTCTGGCCCGCGACCTGAACGTGGCCGGCCTGGTCGCCCTCGCCTTCGCGGTCGCCGCCTCCGCCAACCTGCCGACCATCCTCTACAGCCTGTTCTGGAAACGGTTCACCACCTCGGGCGCCCTGTGGTCGATCTACGGCGGCCTGGTCACCGCGGTCGGCCTGGTGCTGTTCTCACCGGTGGTCTCCGGCAGCCCGGCCTCGATGTTCCCCGGCGTCGACTTCCACTGGTTCCCGCTGGAGAACCCCGGCATCATCTCCATCCCCGTCGGCTTCCTGCTCGGCGCCGTGGGCACCCTGCTGTCGAAAGAGGCCCCGGACGCCGGCAAGTACGCCGAACTGGAGGTGCGGTCCCTGACCGGCACCGGGGCACACTGACATTCGTACGACGGCCGCGTCGCCCGGGACTGTAGAGTCCTACGACGCGGCCCTCTCGTACCTCGTCTGATCGGGCCGCTGTCGATGTCAGTGGTGTCACGTAGGCTCGCCAGTGACGGGAAACAATGGTTCCGGGATCAAGGGAGGGGGCCCACGTGCTCATCGACACCTACGGCCGAGTGGCCACCGACCTGAGGGTCTCGCTGACCGACCGCTGCAATCTGCGCTGCACGTACTGCATGCCCGAGGAGG from Streptomyces roseochromogenus subsp. oscitans DS 12.976 encodes the following:
- a CDS encoding solute symporter family protein yields the protein MSPAPHTLLAAGEATQHRPLIITLFAVFVAATLVITVWAGRQTKDAADFYAGGRQFTGFQNGLAVSGDYMSAASFLGIAGAIALFGYDGFLYSIGFLVAWLVALLLVAEPLRNSGRYTMGDVLAYRMRQRPVRTAAGTSTIVVSIFYLLAQMAGAGVLVSLLLGITSDAGKIGIVALVGVLMIVYVTIGGMKGTTWVQMVKAVLLILGALLLTFLVLLKFHFNISDLLGKAADNSGKGSAFLEPGLKYGATGTTKLDFLSLGIALVLGTAGLPHILIRFYTVPTAKAARKSVIWAIGLIGAFYLMTLALGFGAAALIKPDEIITSNKAGNTAAPLLALHLGGVDSSWGAVLLASISAVAFATILAVVAGLTLASSSSFAHDIYANVIKRGQATEKQEIGAARWATVGIGAVSIVLGALARDLNVAGLVALAFAVAASANLPTILYSLFWKRFTTSGALWSIYGGLVTAVGLVLFSPVVSGSPASMFPGVDFHWFPLENPGIISIPVGFLLGAVGTLLSKEAPDAGKYAELEVRSLTGTGAH